From the genome of Ptychodera flava strain L36383 chromosome 20, AS_Pfla_20210202, whole genome shotgun sequence, one region includes:
- the LOC139119638 gene encoding uncharacterized protein, whose protein sequence is MRLIIILAALCLIRTFRCVPLLAMRNRQSHDYPGNHEKWTEIMCDLKTNRRLSGNLAVLQKELAASLNVYIRYRIRSEYTDTPLTIPTLPHVLSDRQFLLSLTEQQAWLAIITDTREVLLNYRNFIENIYEWESEERCAGFKAINAYIKTVVHRIGKVGRILDQLIFLFYMIERVDDTELANIAILSKDLDGDELIDITSLETEIAEEEDRRSFESDRGDVIKSVEHFVTLRNFNFELHKIALQLDLFEQRFYAFPTDCKRGLS, encoded by the exons ctgcGTTATGCCTCATTAGGACTTTTCGCTGCGTGCCTTTACTTGCCATGCGTAACAGACAAAGCCATGATTACCCTGGTAACCATGAAAAATGGACTGAAATCATGTGCGACCTGAAAACCAACAGACGGTTATCCGGCAACCTCGCTGTACTGCAAAAGGAACTGGCAGCATCGTTAAACGTCTAC ATTCGTTATCGGATTCGTTCCGAATACACCGACACGCCTCTGACCATACCGACGCTGCCGCACGTGTTATCAGATAGGCAATTCCTACTGTCTTTAACg GAACAACAAGCTTGGCTGGCGATCATTACTGACACTCGAGAAGTACTTTTAAATTACCGAAACTTCATCGAAAACATCTACGAATGGGAATCGGAAGAGAGATGCGCTGGCTTTAAAGCCATCAACGCGTACATCAAAACTGTGGTACACAGAATAGGAAAGGTCGGCCGAATCCTTGACCAGCTG ATATTTCTGTTTTATATGATCGAACGAGTCGATGACACTGAGCTTGCCAATATAGCGATACTTTCAAAGGATCTCGACGGAGACGAACTGATCGACATTACGTCGCTTGAGACGGAAATTGCCGAAGAGGAAGATAGGCGTTCATTCGAAAGTGATAGAGGCGACGTCATTAAAAGCGTGGAGCACTTCGTCACTCTGAGAAACTTCAACTTCGAACTCCACAAGATAGCCTTGCAGCTGGATCTCTTTGAACAGCGGTTCTACGCATTCCCGACTGACTGCAAAAGAGGACTTAGTTAA
- the LOC139120330 gene encoding drebrin-like protein B, with amino-acid sequence MAISFLKYKSELVKAWKDVSDNSSDTNWAIFGYEGKTYELKVVETGDDLDELVDELSGSKIQYAYCKVIDPNTNLPKFVLINWVGEGAPAEKKGICARHTRDVANLLRGAHVTINARSDDDVEKSELEKKVSKASGANYSFHKEKAKPIPEPKPVASVYQKTLAAQEIHQQRQKKEQFWAKQQKDEEARLKAEKEQKKQERDKTEKERRDREAREASNRDRQMAERMKTVNEMKMKEKQEEDRRREEEKQKWEAQMADEDRFGQKKPHTGGKAAEAAAMVKQRENDPRKMFEQRAAAPPSQPAARPPPRKLRQAPPGAPEPAPPPEPVRSPTIRPAAAPPPPPPAAEPEPEPEPEDLYDEAEPTPPPPAAATMATPPPPAPYRQDSDEEEAAADEDWGEEEQTGYNVPQPEPPEPVYEEEPAYQPEPEPAYQQEPEYELEPEPAQQPEPEPAYEPESAYDEAQPAPPPMEESEYSEVGGSDVSELQARALYDYQASDDTEISFDPGDIITQVEKIDDGWWQGVGPDGSYGMFPANYVEEI; translated from the exons ATGGCGATCAGCTTCCTGAAGTATAAATCGGAGCTAGTGAAAGCGTGGAAAGACGTTTCCGACAATTCAAGTGACACGAATTG GGCTATATTTGGATATGAAGGCAAGACTTATGAACTCAAGGTTGTTGAAACAGGAG ATGACCTGGATGAGTTGGTTGATGAACTGAGTGGCAGCAAAATACAGTACGCATACTGCAAAGTTATTGATCCAAACacaaatttgccaaaatttgtacTCATTAACTGG GTTGGTGAAGGTGCCCCTGCAGAAAAGAAAGGAATCTGTGCCCGCCACACAAGGGATGTAGCCAACTTACTTCGG GGAGCCCATGTCACAATTAACGCCAGATCAGATGATGACGTCGAGAaaagtgaacttgaaaagaaagtCTCCAAGGCATCAGGTGCCAACTACAGCTTCCACAAAGAAAAGGCCAAACCCATTCCAGAACCCAAGCCCGTAGCTTCAGTTTACCAAAAGACGTTAGCTGCACAGGAAATTCATCAACAGAGACAAAAGAAGGAACAGTTCTGGGCGAAGCAGCAG AAAGATGAAGAGGCTCGACTGAAAGCAGAGAAGGAGCAGAAGAAACAAGAGAGAGACAAAACGGAGAAGGAACGAAGGGACAGAGAAGCCAGGGAAGCTAgtaacagagacagacagatggcAGAGAGGATGAAAACAGTCAATGAAATGAA AATGAAGGAAAAACAAGAGGAAGATAGAAGGAGAGAAGAGGAGAAACAAAAATGG GAAGCTCAAATGGCAGACGAAGACAGGTTTGGTCAAAAGAAACCTCACACTGGAGGAAAAGCAGCG GAAGCTGCTGCAATGGTTAAACAGAGAGAAAATGATCCAAGAAAAATGTTTGAACAGAGAGCGGCAGCTCCTCCATCTCAACCAGCGGCCAGACCGCCGCCGAGAAAATTACGCCAAGCCCCTCCCGGAGCCCCAGAACCTGCCCCTCCCCCAGAGCCAGTCAGATCACCAACGATCCGACCAGCCGCTGCGCCCCCACCGCCTCCACCAGCAGCAGAACCAGAGCCTGAGCCAGAACCAGAAGATTTGTATGATGAAGCTGAACCAACGCCACCCCCTCCAGCAGCCGCAACCATGGCAACACCGCCTCCTCCAGCACCATACCGACAAGACTCAGATGAGGAAGAGGCAGCAGCGGATGAAGACTGGGGAG AAGAAGAACAAACAGGTTACAATGTTCCACAACCTGAACCACCAGAGCCTGTATATGAAGAGGAACCGGCATACCAACCGGAACCGGAGCCGGCATACCAGCAGGAACCAGAGTACGAGCTAGAACCAGAGCCAGCACAACAGCCAGAACCAGAGCCAGCATACGAACCGGAAAGTGCATATGACGAAGCTCAGCCAGCGCCACCACCGATGGAAGAATCGGAATATTCAGAAGTTGGAGGTTCAGATGTCAGTGAACTCCAGGCCAGAGCCCTGTATGACTACCAAGCAT CTGATGACACAGAGATTTCCTTTGACCCCGGTGACATCATCACGCAGGTCGAAAAAATTGACGACGGATGGTGGCAAGGTGTCGGTCCAGACGGCAGCTATGGAATGTTTCCTGCCAACTATGTGGAAGAGATCTAG